A region from the Triticum urartu cultivar G1812 chromosome 1, Tu2.1, whole genome shotgun sequence genome encodes:
- the LOC125553886 gene encoding myb-related protein B-like: MTSDKGRTSKKAAEGSPSALAVPDGRASSGPQKGQLSNGRTTGPARRSTKGNWTLEEDDILRKAVEIHNGKNWKKIAECFPDRTDVQCLHRWQKVLNPELVKGPWSKEEDDIIIQMVKKYGPTKWSTIAQALSGRIGKQCRERWHNHLNPGINKDAWTQQEEIRLIQAHHIYGNKWAELSKFLPGRTDNAIKNHWHSSVKKKYESYRAEGLLAQFQGLPAALYPRGSLNVDSSSAMTQQNSDGSGLNVNQEVQDSSEFSQSALANISSSQVEQVDEPVGCHGQIHSSDGAHDSYSSCQEACDTKANDAASTSPETRHQLSISENDPDMHWQQDLSVADFDLQSELWQDISYQSLTAPDSISADSFFSPNYQHSACSSEVANNFEEPLYPLHTYSSSRTGTVHHQSSATSVPPSFICSGRASQIVSSELPIVPESKEQQMTSVEESLPIVPESKEQQLTSVEESQPLESTTMGREASPNHGKSVVGQKQHSESLCYEPPCFPSLEVPFVSCELISSSDLPEYSPLGIRQFMRPSMSFSTPLRLWSSPTRDRSPDDVLKSAAKSSVCTPSIMKKRQREPPSPIPDVRLAKKMGTEKDCGSSAMPSTRTERSCRDATRDDSLDLIPENLKDIIYQGKTEDNANINTLEKRERCSTTERDTAYNLVSAGILTDRNGPNPERRKLNTPTKSFSKDIISSRSKPTELLVEKYSVYINADYEYVNILADTPGIKRGLESPSAWKSPLFTNFQDGFFMSPTGTTFDALGLVKQINEQNAPALEEAHELLESGSLCNKESSDKENIKHIVIKKEHATTNQISNVMSEARILDFNECTTPVKKKEDNRCSTLGRSPTSSYVLKNVR; this comes from the exons ATGACAAGTGACAAGGGAAGGACTTCAAAGAAGGCCGCTGAGGGTTCACCCTCTGCTTTGGCTGTGCCTGATGGAAGAGCCAGCAGTGGACCTCAGAAGGGGCAGTTGTCCAATGG GAGGACAACGGGTCCAGCAAGGCGCTCGACCAAGGGAAATTGGACCCTCGAAGAG GACGATATACTTCGGAAGGCTGTTGAAATCCACAATGGGAAAAATTGGAAAAAGATAG CTGAGTGTTTTCCTGATAGGACCGACGTTCAATGCTTGCATAGGTGGCAGAAGGTTTTGAATCCTGAGCTAGTCAAAGGGCCATGGTCTAAAGAA GAAGATGACATCATTATTCAGATGGTAAAGAAATATGGACCCACGAAATGGTCAACCATCGCCCAAGCTTTGTCAGGACGCATTGGGAAGCAATGTCGCGAAAG GTGGCACAATCACCTTAATCCTGGTATAAACAAAGATGCATGGACGCAACAAGAGGAGATAAGGCTCATTCAGGCTCATCACATATACGGAAACAAATGGGCTGAACTGTCAAAATTTCTACCAGGAAG GACGGACAATGCAATAAAAAATCATTGGCACAGCTCAGTTAAGAAGAAATATGAATCGTATAGAGCAGAAGGATTACTGGCTCAGTTCCAGGGCCTACCAGCTGCTCTATATCCTAGAGGGAGTCTAAATGTTGATTCATCATCTGCAATGACGCAGCAAAATAGTGATGGCAGTGGTTTGAATGTTAATCAGGAGGTACAAGATTCCTCGGAGTTTAGCCAATCAGCATTGGCTAATATTTCTTCTTCTCAAGTGGAGCAAGTTGATGAGCCTGTGGGCTGTCATGGGCAAATACATTCCAGTGATGGAGCGCATGACTCTTACTCTTCATGTCAGGAAGCATGCGATACTAAAGCCAACGATGCTGCCTCTACTTCACCAGAGACTCGTCACCAGTTGTCAATCTCCGAAAATGATCCAGATATGCACTGGCAGCAAGACCTTTCTGTAGCCGACTTCGATCTTCAGTCAGAACTGTGGCAGGATATTTCTTATCAGAGTCTTACTGCACCAGACTCCATCAGTGCTGATTCTTTCTTCAGCCCAAATTACCAGCACAGTGCATGCTCATCTGAAGTTGCGAACAATTTTGAAGAACCACTTTATCCATTGCATACATACTCATCAAGCAGGACAGGCACTGTGCATCATCAAAGTTCTGCAACATCAGTACCTCCATCCTTTATTTGTTCAGGCCGTGCTAGCCAGATTGTTTCCAGTGAACTGCCTATAGTACCAGAATCCAAAGAGCAACAGATGACAAGTGTTGAAGAGTCACTGCCTATAGTACCAGAATCCAAAGAGCAACAGCTGACAAGTGTTGAAGAGTCACAACCTTTGGAATCTACAACCATGGGAAGAGAAGCGTCACCAAACCATGGTAAATCCGTGGTAGGACAAAAGCAGCATTCAGAATCTTTATGCTATGaacctccttgctttccaagccTTGAAGTTCCATTTGTCAGCTGCGAGCTCATAAGCTCGAGTGACCTGCCAGAATATAGTCCTCTTGGCATTCGACAGTTCATGAGGCCATCCATGAGCTTCTCCACTCCACTAAGATTATGGAGCTCCCCTACACGCGATAGGAGTCCTGATGATGTGCTGAAAAGTGCTGCCAAAAGTTCTGTATGCACACCGTCGATAATGAAGAAGCGGCAGAGAGAGCCCCCATCTCCTATTCCAGATGTAAGACTTGCAAAGAAAATGGGTACTGAAAAGGATTGTGGTAGCTCAGCCATGCCATCCACAAGAACTGAGAGATCTTGCAGAGATGCCACTCGAGATGATTCGCTTGATTTGATTCCTGAAAATTTGAAAGATATCATTTATCAGGGTAAAACTGAAGATAATGCAAACATAAATACTTTGGAGAAACGAGAGAGATGTTCCACTACCGAGAGGGATACCGCTTACAATCTA GTATCCGCAGGGATTCTTACTGATAGGAATGGTCCAAATCCAGAACGTCGGAAGCTAAATACCCCTACAAAATctttttctaaagacataatatctTCTCGATCAAAACCAACAGAACTTCTCGTTGAAAAATATTCAGTGTATATCAATGCTGATTATGAGTATGTAAACAT ACTAGCTGATACCCCAGGAATCAAAAGAGGGTTAGAATCTCCTTCTGCATGGAAATCTCCTTTGTTCACAAACTTCCAG GATGGATTCTTCATGAGCCCAACAGGCACAACTTTTGATGCTCTAGGATTGGTGaagcaaataaatgagcagaacgcTCCAGCTCTGGAGGAAGCGCATGAACTCCTGGAAAGTGGGAGCCTATGTAACAAGGAAAGCTCTGATAAGGAAAACATAAAACATATTGTTATCAAGAAGGAACATGCTACAACCAATCAGATATCCAATGTCATG TCGGAAGCAAGGATTCTTGATTTCAACGAGTGCACCACACCTGTGAAGAAGAAAGAAGACAACAGATGCAGCACTTTAGGAAGATCTCCAACTTCCTCTTATGTCTTGAAGAATGTGCGGTAG